A portion of the Candidatus Methylomirabilota bacterium genome contains these proteins:
- a CDS encoding MarR family winged helix-turn-helix transcriptional regulator, with product MVKKERDAVEQQIGKFAEEAPACACFNIRKAARAISQLYDDVLRPSGLRVTQFSILAVTKRLGPVTVTRLAEETVTDRTTLTRNLKILQQQKLIRIASGQDRREREVTLTDGGRAALAQAYPFWKGVQAQVAKGLGPERFRRLLSDLRTTVALTRTS from the coding sequence ATGGTGAAGAAGGAACGTGACGCGGTAGAGCAACAGATAGGCAAGTTCGCCGAAGAGGCACCGGCCTGCGCCTGCTTTAACATCCGTAAGGCAGCCCGAGCAATCAGCCAATTGTACGATGACGTATTGCGGCCAAGCGGGCTGCGGGTGACGCAATTTTCCATCCTTGCGGTGACGAAGAGACTGGGGCCGGTGACCGTGACCCGCCTGGCGGAGGAGACGGTGACGGACCGCACGACATTGACCCGCAACCTCAAGATTCTCCAGCAGCAGAAGCTCATTCGGATCGCGTCGGGGCAGGACCGGCGCGAGCGAGAAGTGACTCTGACAGACGGAGGCCGTGCTGCTTTGGCCCAGGCTTACCCCTTTTGGAAGGGCGTCCAAGCCCAGGTCGCCAAAGGCCTGGGTCCAGAGCGATTTCGTCGGCTGTTGTCGGATCTGAGGACCACCGTGGCGTTGACCCGGACGAGCTGA
- a CDS encoding NAD(P)H-binding protein, which produces MSKPMILVTGATGKTGSQVVKQLLEKDFPVRAFVRRRDERSERLEALGAKVVLGDFLDLASVRAAM; this is translated from the coding sequence ATGTCAAAGCCGATGATTTTGGTCACCGGAGCCACGGGTAAAACGGGCTCCCAAGTCGTCAAGCAACTGCTCGAGAAAGATTTCCCGGTGCGCGCCTTCGTGCGCCGTCGAGACGAGCGTTCGGAACGCCTGGAGGCGCTCGGAGCCAAGGTGGTCCTGGGAGATTTCCTGGACCTCGCCTCGGTGCGGGCCGCCATG